The genome window TGATGAAGAGCATGCGCGCGCCATACCCCGAATGGAACATCTGCCACACGCTCACCCTGGCGCTCTTTTTGACCAAGCCTTGCAGGTCTGTCAGGGACACGTTTTTGTCGTACACCAGCTTCAGTACCGCGCAGGCCTCGACGAAACGTCCCTTCTGGCTCAGCCACAGCGGCGATTCCGGCGTGTGACGGCGTATGAAGAGAAACACCACGGCGGGAATCACCGCACTGGCCAACATCCAGCGCCATGCCTCCGGCCCGGTGTTCAGCATTAACTCGCCGACAATATAGGCGCAGCTTGCCCCCACAAACCACATGGCCTCAAGCAGGCCGATAAAGGGGCCGCGGTATTTTTTCGGGGTAAATTCCGCCAGCAGGGCTGTGGCAATGGGATAGTCCGCACCCACGGCAACGCCCAGCAACAGACGGCAGATGAAAAGGTAAAGGCCGGTTTCCGCCCAGAACTGGGCCAAAGAGAAAAGCGCCAGCGCAATGAGGTCAATGGAATACAACAGTTGGCGGCCGTATTTGTCGGTAAACAGTCCCCCGAGGAATCCGCCGAAAAACATGCCGACCAGGGTCCCGGCTCCCACCATGCCTTCCCAGAACAGGGACAGGCCCATGTAGGGCGTTATCTGCACAAGGGCGATGCCTATCATCCCCATCACATATCCGTCGAGAAAAGGGCCTCCCGCCGAATACACCACCAGTCGTTTATGAAATCTGTTGAGTTGCGCATTATCGCATAATTCAGTCAGCGGCACGGTTTCCATAAAATATCCTTTGGCAATATGGTCGTGTTGCTTCAAGCCGCCTTTGGTTTGCTTGGTGATATTGTATGTGACGCCTGTGGCGAACGGGAAAAGCGGTGACGGTCAAGTGCCGATGCAAAAAAGATTGACCGCCACCGATATCGATATGAGTCACGAGAACTCGGCAATGAATTCCATTTCAATAAGCGCATCCTGGGCCAGCCGCGTCACTTCCACTGTGGCGCGGGCCGGTTTATGATCTCCCATGAATTTCTTGTACACTTCGTTATAGCCTTTGAAGTTGTCCCAGTTGGACAGATATACCGTGGCCTTGATCACATGCCTCATCTCAAGCCCCACAGAATCCAACAGTGAAGCCAGATTATTCATGGCTTGCGTGGTCTGGACCGCAATGTCCTTGCCCACTATCACACCGGCTGCGTTGAACGGGGCCTGGCCCGAGATAAACAGCAGATTGCCGCTACGGATGGCGTCGGAGTACGGCCCAAGAGGCGCCGGAGCATTTTTGTCATTGATGTATTCCATGATTTGTCCTTTATACTGGATGGTGCGGGCTCACGCGCAGGTGTCGATGCAACCTATGGCCACGTCAGGGCAGACAATGCGGCAGATATTGCATTTGACGCAGTCCAGCGGCTTCATCTGGACTACGTAAGCGTATCCTTGGGCGTTGAGATTGTCGCCTATGACCAGCGTTTGCTTGGGACAGGCGGTCACGCACAGACCACAGGACTTACAGCGTTCCATCGCCACCATATGTTTCAGATTCTCCTTGCCCATTACTTGCCGCCCCCCTTTTTTTCCATAACCTCTACGCCCTTCTGCAGGGCCCGCATGTTGACCTCCAGCAGTTGGGTCTTGGCCTTTTTGCCCAGAGCGCTTGCCAAAGCGTCGGCCACGGACTCCTTGCCGAGCATGCCGGTGGCCCTGATCACCGCTCCCAGCATGATGATATTGGCGACGCGGATGTTGCCCATGTCCTGGGCCATTTCGGAGACGGGCAACAGAACCTGCGTCACGCCGGGCTTTTCTTTTGTGTGCTTGACCATGGAACTGTTGACGAAGATGGTGCCGCCCTCGCACACGCCGTCCAGTGTGCTCTGATAGATGCTCTCACTGAGGGCCACGGCCACGTTGGCGTCACTTTCCACAATGGGGTTGCTGATAGGCTGGTCGGAAATCACCACATAACCCGTAGAGTCGCCGCCGCGCTGTTCCACGCCGTATGTCTGCGTCATAACGACCTGCTTTTTTTCGGTAATGCAGGCCATGCAAGTGAGTTTGGCCATCAGGGCAGCCCCTTGGCCGCCGGAACCCGAGAATGCGCACTTATATTTCATTGTCATTCTCCAGTGCATTTTTGAAAATCTGAGGTTTGAAATAATCCAATGTTTCCGTCGCGGTGTATTTGTAGGCGTCGGCGACCTTCAAATGCAGGCCGGTGGGACAGGGTGAAATCACTTCCACAAAGGAGAAGCCCAGTCCCCTGATTTGGCATTCAAAAGCGTTGCGTATGCTTTTGGCGGCCTTGGTGATGCTCTTGGCGTTGACCACTGACTCTCTGGCCAGATAGGCCACGCCTTTCATGGCGCGCATCATTTCCGGCACCAGAATGGGGTAGCCGTGCAGGCTGACGTCACGCCCCTTGGGTGTGGTGGCGGTCACCTGCCCGGGGATGGAAGTGGGGGACATCTGGCCGCCGGTCATGCCGAACACCGAGTTGTTGATCATGATGGTGGTGATGGGCATACCGCGATTGGCGGCGTGCATCAGCTCGTGCAGGCCGATGGCGCTGCCGTCGCCGTCACCCTGATAGGTAAAGACGATATGGTCCGGCAGGGCCATCTTGTAGCCTATGGCCGAAGCCGGGGAGCGGCCGTGGATGGCCTCAATGGCGTCCACTTCCAGATAGTGATGGGAAAAACCGCCGCAGCCTATGCCTACCACGGCCATGGTTTTTTCTCTGATGCCCATTTCCTCGATGACTTCGGCCACGAGACGCGTGATGATGCCGTGGCCGCAGCCGGGGCAGTAGTTGAAGAGTTTTTCAAATTTCAGCGTCTTGCCGTAATAGTCCGCCAATGTTTGCATGCTATTCCCCCTCAAGCAGCTTGTTTACTTCACGGGTCATGTCCGCCAAGGTGCACATGGGGATGTCGCCCCCCGTCTTGCCCAGGAAGTGCACAGGTACCTTGCCGCTGACGGCCAGGCGCACATCGTCCAGCATCTGCCCGTGATTCATTTCCACCACCAGTATGGACTTCACCGAGGCCGGAAGGTTTTCAAAGGCCTTGTCGGGATATGGCCACAGCGAAATGGGACGGATGTAGCCCACGCGTTTGCCCTCGGCCCGGAAGTTTTCTGCCAGTTCCTTGCACATGCGGCCGTGAATGCCGAAGGCCACCACCAGCACTTCAGCGTCTTCCACTTGAGACTGCTCCCATCGTTGCTCATTTTCCTTGATTTTTGCGTACTTGGCGCGAAGGCGTTCGTTCATCTCATAGCCTTGCTCATGGGTGTAGCTGCCGGTGAGCAGAAAACGTTTGGGATGGTCGCCGGTGCCGGTGTAGGCCCAACCCGAGGTATCGAAATCGGCGGTGTAGTCGTGGGCTTCGTCAAAGGTGGTGGTTTCGGTCATCTGGCAGGTGACGCCATCCACCACAAAGAGCACGGGGTTGCGATAGGTGAAGGCCAGTTTGATGCCCAGCGGCATGAGGTCCGCAATTTCCTGCCCGCAGGAGGGGGCCAGTACGATGACGCGGTAGTCGCCGTGCGCGCCGCCGCGCGTGGCCTGAAAATAGGTGCTTTGCGCGCCCACAATGTCGCCGTCGCCGGGGCCCACGCGCATGGCGTCCAGCATGATGCAGGGAAGCTCACCGGCAGCCATGAAGCCTATGGCCTCTTGCATGAGCGTCATGCCCGGCCCGGCGGTGGAGGTGGCCCCCAGCTTGCCCGCGCAGGCGTACCCCGCCAGTGCATTGGACACGGCCAGTTCGCTTTCCATCTGCACCATGCGCCCGCCCGCGTCAGCCATATGCGCGGCGGTGTACTTCATGACGTCCGTGGCAGGAGTGATGGGATAGGCAAAGTGGCAGCGTATGCCGCATCGGACCATACTTTCGGCAAACGCTTCGGTGTTTTTTAGAAATAATGTTTCTTTCATTTGACGCCTCCCGGAGTTAGAAGAGTGGACTCGCCTGCATACCGTATTATGGTATATTATACCGTTTTTATGTTCCGGCGAACT of Desulfovibrio porci contains these proteins:
- a CDS encoding pyruvate ferredoxin oxidoreductase, which produces MKETLFLKNTEAFAESMVRCGIRCHFAYPITPATDVMKYTAAHMADAGGRMVQMESELAVSNALAGYACAGKLGATSTAGPGMTLMQEAIGFMAAGELPCIMLDAMRVGPGDGDIVGAQSTYFQATRGGAHGDYRVIVLAPSCGQEIADLMPLGIKLAFTYRNPVLFVVDGVTCQMTETTTFDEAHDYTADFDTSGWAYTGTGDHPKRFLLTGSYTHEQGYEMNERLRAKYAKIKENEQRWEQSQVEDAEVLVVAFGIHGRMCKELAENFRAEGKRVGYIRPISLWPYPDKAFENLPASVKSILVVEMNHGQMLDDVRLAVSGKVPVHFLGKTGGDIPMCTLADMTREVNKLLEGE
- a CDS encoding 4Fe-4S dicluster domain-containing protein, producing the protein MGKENLKHMVAMERCKSCGLCVTACPKQTLVIGDNLNAQGYAYVVQMKPLDCVKCNICRIVCPDVAIGCIDTCA
- a CDS encoding RidA family protein, whose amino-acid sequence is MEYINDKNAPAPLGPYSDAIRSGNLLFISGQAPFNAAGVIVGKDIAVQTTQAMNNLASLLDSVGLEMRHVIKATVYLSNWDNFKGYNEVYKKFMGDHKPARATVEVTRLAQDALIEMEFIAEFS
- a CDS encoding MFS transporter, translating into METVPLTELCDNAQLNRFHKRLVVYSAGGPFLDGYVMGMIGIALVQITPYMGLSLFWEGMVGAGTLVGMFFGGFLGGLFTDKYGRQLLYSIDLIALALFSLAQFWAETGLYLFICRLLLGVAVGADYPIATALLAEFTPKKYRGPFIGLLEAMWFVGASCAYIVGELMLNTGPEAWRWMLASAVIPAVVFLFIRRHTPESPLWLSQKGRFVEACAVLKLVYDKNVSLTDLQGLVKKSARVSVWQMFHSGYGARMLFITVFWTCAVVPLFAVYSFAPKIMVALGISGNLGNAGSAVMTIIFMLGCFLSLQLINKMGRRSLLLHSFFWSAVALTLLSIFSNAPPYVIFLLFSMYALCTSGSQNLQFVYPNELFPTEIRASAVGLASSLTRIGAAIGTYLVPLALARLNIQVTMMIAACITMLGFAVSLKMAPETAHCSLEETSRCFEDTDCLLDGSSCPLVDGCGLAKGADPTDSRMA
- a CDS encoding thiamine pyrophosphate-dependent enzyme: MQTLADYYGKTLKFEKLFNYCPGCGHGIITRLVAEVIEEMGIREKTMAVVGIGCGGFSHHYLEVDAIEAIHGRSPASAIGYKMALPDHIVFTYQGDGDGSAIGLHELMHAANRGMPITTIMINNSVFGMTGGQMSPTSIPGQVTATTPKGRDVSLHGYPILVPEMMRAMKGVAYLARESVVNAKSITKAAKSIRNAFECQIRGLGFSFVEVISPCPTGLHLKVADAYKYTATETLDYFKPQIFKNALENDNEI
- a CDS encoding 2-oxoacid:acceptor oxidoreductase family protein; the encoded protein is MHWRMTMKYKCAFSGSGGQGAALMAKLTCMACITEKKQVVMTQTYGVEQRGGDSTGYVVISDQPISNPIVESDANVAVALSESIYQSTLDGVCEGGTIFVNSSMVKHTKEKPGVTQVLLPVSEMAQDMGNIRVANIIMLGAVIRATGMLGKESVADALASALGKKAKTQLLEVNMRALQKGVEVMEKKGGGK